Proteins encoded in a region of the Halorhabdus tiamatea SARL4B genome:
- a CDS encoding MarR family transcriptional regulator yields MYTEAELRAVEALQSESTVSGLAEELDRSHSYVSELVDRMESKGLVHTSREGKQRQINRSDARAIELFDSFVQQYSHIPFPELLGGATLRILYYLQSPATATQLAEQVGVHRSTVHRSLSSLENRGMIYKSDGKYTLNDEFEELSTVAREFAHLRHRHYVEDHAESFTILWESLDEFLVQTRAEIEEDVFHLTGPELFQAYDLPLMARQRRYYLYSESVDDVSPAELCCHMLVIDDGTRSQSYCLLLISETAIDREELLEVAQKYEVAERVSNFLEYLDTEGESRSGRLPRWKEFRELADEYGVVV; encoded by the coding sequence GTGTACACTGAGGCAGAGCTTCGGGCGGTGGAAGCCCTTCAGAGTGAGTCGACGGTTTCGGGACTCGCCGAGGAACTCGACCGAAGCCACAGTTACGTGTCCGAACTCGTTGACCGGATGGAGTCGAAGGGGCTGGTTCACACCAGCCGTGAGGGAAAGCAGAGGCAGATCAATCGGTCAGACGCCCGCGCCATCGAACTGTTCGACAGTTTCGTCCAACAGTACTCCCACATTCCGTTTCCTGAACTGCTCGGCGGCGCAACGCTACGCATTCTGTACTACCTGCAGTCGCCGGCGACTGCCACCCAACTCGCGGAGCAAGTCGGTGTCCATCGAAGTACGGTACATCGGTCGCTATCCTCGCTGGAGAACCGCGGGATGATCTACAAGTCCGACGGAAAGTACACGCTCAACGATGAATTCGAGGAACTATCTACGGTAGCACGTGAGTTTGCGCACTTGCGGCACAGACATTACGTCGAAGACCACGCAGAGTCGTTCACAATCCTCTGGGAATCGCTGGACGAGTTTCTCGTCCAGACTCGCGCCGAGATCGAGGAAGACGTGTTCCACCTGACGGGGCCGGAACTGTTCCAAGCGTACGATCTCCCGTTGATGGCTCGCCAGCGTCGGTACTACCTGTACTCGGAGTCGGTCGATGACGTCTCGCCGGCGGAGCTGTGTTGCCACATGCTCGTAATCGACGACGGAACGCGCTCGCAGTCCTACTGCCTTCTCTTGATCAGCGAGACGGCAATCGATCGCGAGGAGTTGCTCGAAGTCGCCCAAAAGTACGAGGTCGCCGAGCGTGTCTCAAATTTCCTCGAGTACCTCGATACCGAGGGAGAGAGTCGGTCGGGGCGCCTCCCGCGATGGAAAGAGTTCCGTGAACTCGCCGACGAATACGGAGTGGTAGTATGA
- a CDS encoding DUF6036 family nucleotidyltransferase encodes MRRRFDSEYIESALRRVGRHLETELTVYLIGGGAMSFRGLKETTKDIDLIVTDGDDLRVLQAVLLDNGYDIVKEPGEEYDDLGAQRILENDDGCRIDIFNQQVIDKLVLSEGMRRRSEPYLDAGRLSVALVSSEDIFLFKSVAGRTDDIEDMFSLVQTELDFDVIEDELEQQTDLLGQELFVTHANEALLELEEQHNISTPLAERVSEITERVYRELEVLQAFDESISRSELEVAVDLSPDDVDEAIEHLAEKDVVSVEEDVIVRKSTNL; translated from the coding sequence ATGAGGCGGCGCTTCGACAGCGAGTACATCGAGTCTGCACTGCGACGGGTCGGCAGGCACCTCGAAACCGAACTGACCGTCTACCTGATCGGGGGCGGTGCGATGTCTTTCCGTGGTCTCAAGGAAACGACCAAGGACATCGACCTGATCGTCACCGACGGTGACGACCTCCGAGTACTACAGGCAGTCTTGCTGGATAACGGGTACGACATCGTCAAAGAACCCGGAGAGGAGTACGACGATCTCGGAGCGCAGCGGATCCTCGAGAACGACGACGGGTGTCGTATCGACATCTTCAACCAACAGGTGATCGACAAGCTCGTCCTTTCGGAGGGGATGCGCCGGCGAAGTGAACCTTATCTCGACGCCGGGAGGCTGTCAGTCGCGCTGGTCAGTTCCGAGGACATCTTCCTGTTCAAGTCAGTCGCCGGGCGAACGGACGACATCGAGGACATGTTTTCGCTCGTGCAGACTGAACTCGATTTCGACGTTATCGAGGACGAGTTGGAACAGCAGACCGACTTGCTGGGACAGGAGTTGTTCGTCACACACGCGAACGAGGCACTACTGGAACTCGAAGAGCAGCACAATATCTCGACGCCGTTGGCCGAGCGGGTCTCCGAAATCACCGAACGCGTGTACCGGGAACTCGAAGTGTTGCAGGCCTTTGACGAGTCGATCTCGCGGTCAGAGTTGGAAGTCGCGGTTGACCTCTCTCCCGACGACGTAGACGAGGCTATCGAACACCTTGCGGAGAAGGACGTTGTCTCGGTCGAAGAAGACGTGATTGTTCGGAAGTCAACCAATCTTTGA